The following coding sequences lie in one Plasmodium berghei ANKA genome assembly, chromosome: 7 genomic window:
- a CDS encoding ribosomal protein L21, apicoplast, putative: MFFLQKKIYFYIFWLSVLILYDIMNVGIQGNKINLSKVNNKNAYNLNFLKNLNKYQRNTRNRLNALINSPAQIKLSKLEDNRDRSGKYCIVELCSRLKWIEEGRYYDVFRIKQEENKNINLNRVAFYSNEEGKLYFGNPFLDNVRVNATVIKHFRGNKIYRLKFKAKKNYRRFYGHRQEMSRIYINKIESNNELINEEKRKYNFFKDDPIFYILNRIHNMVRPSLELKYLKRNFIDYLNNFCSWKFETFYKHRGNYKHEKMLRNILKTKKLSKRPEVIEEVKKIEQEKKEKRLNKYDPLDDFDPIANQHMIREHFYS; this comes from the coding sequence atgttttttttacagaaaaaaatatatttttatatattttggttatctgttttaattttatatgatattATGAATGTTGGAATACAGggaaacaaaataaatttatcaaaagtaaataataaaaatgcatataacttaaattttttaaaaaatttaaataagtATCAAAGGAATACAAGAAATAGATTAAATGCATTAATAAATTCTCCAgcacaaataaaattatcaaaGTTAGAAGATAATAGAGATAGAAGTGGTAAATACTGTATAGTTGAGTTATGTAGTAGATTAAAATGGATCGAAGAAGGTCGATATTATGATGTATTTAGGATAAAGCaggaagaaaataaaaatataaatttaaatagaGTAGCTTTTTATAGTAATGAAGAAGGGAAGTTATATTTTGGTAACCCCTTTTTAGATAATGTCCGGGTTAATGCAACAGTTATTAAACATTTTCgaggaaataaaatatatagattaaaatttaaagcaaaaaaaaattaccgAAGATTTTATGGACATAGACAAGAAATGAGTAggatttatataaataaaattgaatcgaataatgaattaataaatgaagaaaaaagaaaatataatttttttaaagacgatcctattttttatatattaaatcgTATTCATAATATGGTAAGGCCAAGTTtagaattaaaatatttaaaacgaaattttattgattatttaaataatttttgttcTTGGAAATTTGAaactttttataaacatCGAGGAAATTATAAACACGAAAAAATGcttagaaatatattaaaaacaaaaaaattgagTAAAAGGCCTGAGGTTATAGAagaagttaaaaaaattgaacaggaaaagaaagaaaaacgtttaaacaaatatgaCCCACTGGATGATTTTGATCCTATTGCCAACCAGCATATGATTAGGGAGCATTTCTATTCTTag
- a CDS encoding translation initiation factor IF-2, putative, with amino-acid sequence MNKANIKKIEDPNLWIYEHIIKKGKKNINDNEFNKEVLKKAREQLKLILKDSKKYDTKLKELDNRKQTFNYMRANKKINPNSFIFNPYKEKYKNLDIKKFFKYQNNGPKYSNNNGNNNIELFYSKDMSNLRSNSEYKKKKYIINIMKKIKDDKINKISFFFNNPVNYYDTHLKEKYMNEVLKKIDEKNVEKNDEKKSDLEQDDAIYSIINNACYYKTEENNINKTDKDIVKDDNLNNVKDLSYNIYTETLDKSDMFNAKDFCEEYIIDNSYAKINDENVDNKKNSCYNLNDKNSNDAGKSCVEKKNNNFSEKKNNLCISENFNKILLYNNMNISSKCSVGGSDSLLSILEKLKENKKNKANSSNLSINEFEKTIYNNKQNEKEKNKSKHIEIKTKDSDNYYKKGAKENMNKIKDDEKKDNSRNQYEYIDSNNITIYNLSQHINIEESKIINVCKYILDNDYVNKYTKLEKEVAELICEELNVLNKLKYSCIDLKKRNPIVTILGHVDHGKTTLLDCFRNSNIAKNEVGGITQKLGAFEIIDKKKKKKITFLDTPGHNVFKTIRKRCVQCTDLIVLVISADDGIMTETVECLELAQKYNIPLIIAVNKIDKCNSENDKMLKIETLSKALLRYNIITENENGHVPIVPISAKKNINIDLLQNTIFNVSDKLNLICDHGNLCSAYLLEKKIDESKGKILTVICKSGILKVGAYILVGNAYTKIKKIYNSYDKVVNEAYPSEVAQIVCSISFTNNNNLKYGDMILEMKNLKIAQRVAKYKFKMAQYSLINEAYFEKSFEKNQEDKALTNFLLPQIPIIIKTCDEGSLNAILEGINEYNKKEKNEKYCNIFNFIERNYINKNILNDEKITDKNIFKNWEPFKIITKGIGTFNISDLKFCEYTNPCFIFSFNIDINSNIQKNIDNMNGIILRSHNIIYELFNDIENICNFYFDSLHLYEPVSKMIINKTGYYSIKNSKGNNNKKSKRVVLSVDIKDGVCNASHTYNIIRNKQIIHKNLTILSMQKNKQNTNELTKTCNANSIIFNTFSENFLVGDEIIAFKKTTRSPLFGKIKSFKLPS; translated from the coding sequence atgaataaagcaaacataaaaaaaatcgagGATCCAAATTTATGGATATATGAAcatatcataaaaaaaggaaaaaaaaatataaatgataatgaatTTAACAAAgaagttttaaaaaaagctCGTGAACAATTAAAGCTAATTTTAAAAGACTCTAAGAAATATGATAccaaattaaaagaattagATAATAGAAAACAAACATTCAATTATATGCGAGCaaataaaaagataaatCCAAATTCATTCATATTTAACccatataaagaaaaatataaaaatttagatataaaaaaattttttaaatatcaaaataacGGTCCAAAATACAGCAATAATAATggcaataataatattgagTTATTTTATAGTAAAGATATGTCGAATTTAAGGAGTAATtcagaatataaaaaaaaaaaatatattataaatataatgaaaaaaataaaagacgataaaattaataaaatatctttctttttcaaCAACCctgtaaattattatgacACCCATTTAAAAgagaaatatatgaatgaagttttaaaaaaaattgatgaaaaaaatgttgaaaaaaatgatgaaaaaaaaagtgattTGGAACAAGATGATGCAATTTAttcaataataaataatgcatgttattataaaactgaagaaaataatataaataaaacagaTAAAGATATTGTTAAAgatgataatttaaataatgtaaaagacttatcatataatatatatacagaAACTTTGGATAAATCTGATATGTTTAATGCTAAAGACTTTTGTGAAGAATACATTATAGACAATAGTTATgctaaaataaatgatgaaaatgttgataataaaaaaaatagttgttataatttaaacgataaaaatagtaatgaTGCTGGAAAATCGTgtgtagaaaaaaaaaataataattttagcgaaaaaaaaaataatttatgtatttctgaaaattttaataaaatattattatataataatatgaatatttctTCTAAGTGTAGTGTTGGTGGATCAGATTCTTTGTTATCtatattagaaaaattaaaagaaaataaaaaaaataaagctAATTCTTCTAATTTGTCAATTAATgaatttgaaaaaacaatatataataataaacaaaatgaaaaagaaaaaaataaaagtaaacatattgaaataaaaactaAGGATAGTgacaattattataaaaaaggagcaaaagaaaatatgaataaaataaaagacgatgaaaaaaaagataattcAAGAAAtcaatatgaatatattgatagtaataatataacaatatataatcttagtcaacatataaatatagaagaatctaaaataataaacgtatgtaaatatatattagataatgattatgttaataaatatacaaaattagaaaaagaaGTGGCAGAATTAATATGTGAAGAGCTTAATGtgttaaataaattaaaatatagttgtattgatttaaaaaaaagaaaccCAATTGTTACTATTTTAGGACATGTAGATCATGGAAAAACAACATTATTAGATTGTTTTAGAAACTCAAATATCGCAAAAAATGAAGTTGGTGGAATTACACAAAAATTAGGAGCGTTTGAAattattgataaaaaaaaaaaaaaaaaaattacatttttagATACACCGGGTCATAATGtatttaaaacaattaGAAAAAGATGTGTTCAATGTACTGATTTAATTGTTTTAGTAATATCTGCAGATGATGGAATTATGACTGAAACTGTTGAATGTTTAGAATTAgcacaaaaatataatatacctTTAATTATAGCagttaataaaatagacAAATGTAATagtgaaaatgataaaatgttaaaaattGAAACACTTTCAAAAGCTTTGCTTcgatataatattataacagaaaatgaaaatggaCATGTTCCTATTGTTCCTATATCtgctaaaaaaaatataaatatagatttattacaaaatacaatatttaatgttagtgataaattaaatttaatatgcGATCATGGTAATTTATGTTCTGCATATcttttggaaaaaaaaatagatgaatcaaaagggaaaatattaacagTTATATGTAAATCTGGAATATTAAAAGTTGGGGCTTATATATTAGTTGGTAATgcatatacaaaaattaaaaaaatatataatagttaTGATAAAGTTGTGAATGAAGCATATCCTTCGGAAGTTGCTCAAATTGTTTGTTCTATATCATttactaataataataatttaaaatatggtGATATGATTCttgaaatgaaaaatttgaaaattgCACAAAGAGTTGccaaatataaattcaaGATGGCGCAGTATAGTCTAATAAACGAAgcttattttgaaaaaagttttgaaaaaaatcaaGAGGATAAAGCATTGACTAATTTTTTACTTCCACAAATTCcaattattataaagaCATGTGACGAAGGAAGCTTAAATGCAATATTAGAAGGaattaatgaatataacaaaaaagaaaaaaatgaaaaatattgtaatatatttaattttattgagcgaaattatattaacaaaaatatattaaatgatgaaaaaataacagataaaaatatttttaagaatTGGGAAccttttaaaattattacaaaaGGGATCGGAACGTTTAATATTAGTGATTTAAAATTCTGTGAATATACAAATccttgttttatattttcatttaatattgatataaatagtaatatacaaaaaaatatagataatatGAATGGTATAATACTAAGATcacataatataatatatgaattatttaatgacattgaaaatatttgtaacttttattttgattcaTTACATTTATATGAGCCTGTTtcaaaaatgataattaataaaacaggatattattctataaaaaatagtaaaggaaataataataaaaaaagtaaaagaGTTGTGTTATCTGTAGATATTAAAGATGGGGTATGTAACGCTTCACacacatataatattattagaaataaacaaattattcaCAAAAATTTGACTATTTTATCtatgcaaaaaaataagcaaaATACAAATGAACTAACTAAAACATGTAATGCAAattctataatttttaatacttTTTCGGAAAATTTTTTAGTTGGGGATGAAATAATtgcatttaaaaaaaccaCAAGATCTCCTCtttttggaaaaataaagtCTTTCAAATTGCCTagttaa
- a CDS encoding ATP-dependent RNA helicase DBP10, putative: MKLKKNTKKNTLKNTKKSYVKKNEKGNSSRRSYGIGKKTSNKLDKEKHINKLNKNRAPNSKKKYSWLFDKNENIEKSDNDENEPKKGIKKKFVLYKNRKKKGKVVLSCFQNLGLSKQMCKSISTNLKYNRPTNIQKLCIPKILNKKDVICISETGSGKSLVYLSTLIDMLKDHNKFFGIRGLIILPTKELVIQIYKLAKKICTNYFNLKINIIIGGISLCKQFEILKENIDILICTPGRFSYILDETKLSLEKVEMIIIDEADRLLELNYYNDMNNIYKCIGNKNLNKQTILVSATLPTNVENYFKLKLNNPEIVFVNSDNNISSQINLHFLFCRSYEKYAILIKLILLFKQQKLGKTIIFFCTKYHILFFSKILNFLKINHSILYGNSDTSFRFNQINNFTKHEDIQFLLVTDLASRGIHIPSVQNVINYNLPFSPKIFLHRIGRACRTECQSGYGISIVTYQDILYAYEICFFIGKKLKFIKKSTTNSIPHLEQNTNILKEEIETSKNEIINNGKENSVYLGAIQNISEYLELIDHVKKIDSELISLNKSIDMSYKLYYSMRPKVSKYASTKFIKKIKKIGGIYKLCLLNHPNPIYDIPENIETKKNKRENKNDEVMNEIDNVFENLTNYLKNNTNSQKNEQNIIDSNNINMDNPNNTYESDHIKNESQNRLNNESNLLEAYKDMNINQQISKNFPQNYIESFLHEFQYKNNTKLKNISEEIKEKLDKLKEKIQKNKNIKNNYMSNDINGLLETITLGLNNEEIQNWENEELEYNNNFDKTNILDEEKNKNEKKKKLSKRAQKKLEKKKNTNQLDGIQKKKDISLDEILKKINDKKMKRDSNNKILELNAPGFDLLPDEEEELNKQRFVKKQIWDKKKNKFVLTEVDKFQDKKINKKMDAKPTSDKNTTSIYQKWVKRTKNRIKNVGELEDNYDNNKRNKIKEIFIENQKTYEQDMKQTNLKVLKETHPEITEALSKNIKLTKKQQRIYKKYITGKYNNQNTNELKTLNQIQQDKKKQLKKRLKTDRNFRAKYSHIMKKKHQQKLEKIKNLKSARSRSLAIVRKKIEKK; the protein is encoded by the coding sequence atgaaacttaaaaaaaataccaaaaaaaatacccTAAAGAACACCAAAAAAAGctatgtaaaaaaaaatgaaaaaggaaataGCAGTAGACGTAGTTATGgaattggaaaaaaaacaagtaACAAGCTtgataaagaaaaacatataaataaattaaataaaaatcgtGCAccaaattcaaaaaaaaaatattcttggctatttgataaaaatgaaaatatagaaaaaagtgataatgatgaaaatgaaccaaaaaaaggaataaaaaaaaaatttgttttatataaaaatcgaaaaaaaaaaggaaaagtTGTTTTAAGCTGTTTTCAAAACCTAGGATTAAGCAAACAAATGTGTAAAAGTATAAGCactaatttaaaatataatagaccaacaaatattcaaaaattatgtatccccaaaatattaaataaaaaagatgtTATTTGCATTAGTGAAACAGGATCTGGAAAATCACTAGTCTATTTAAGCACATTGATAGATATGTTAAAGGatcataataaattttttggaATTAGAggtttaataatattaccAACAAAAGAACTAgttatacaaatatataaattagcaaaaaaaatatgcacaaactattttaatttaaaaataaatataataataggaGGAATAAGTTTGTGTAAACAATTTGAAATactaaaagaaaatatagatatactTATATGTACACCCGGAagattttcatatatactTGATGAAACTAAATTAAGTTTAGAAAAAGTTGAAATGATTATTATTGATGAAGCAGATAGATTGTTAGAACTAAACTATTATAAtgatatgaataatatatataaatgcataggaaataaaaatttgaataaaCAAACAATATTAGTTAGCGCAACTTTACCAACAAATgttgaaaattattttaaattaaaattaaataatcctgaaattgtttttgttaattcagataataatataagctcacaaattaatttacattttttattttgtagatcatatgaaaaatatgctATACtcattaaattaattttattgtttaaacaacaaaaattaggaaaaactattatttttttttgcacaaaatatcatatattattttttagtaaaattctaaattttctaaaaattaatcattcaatattatatggAAATTCAGACACATCCTTTAGATTTaatcaaattaataattttacaaaacATGAAGATATACAATTTCTTTTAGTTACAGATTTAGCATCCAGAGGTATTCATATTCCATCTGTTCAAAAtgttattaattataatctACCATTTTCtccaaaaatatttttacatagAATCGGAAGAGCATGCAGAACTGAATGCCAATCAGGATATGGCATATCTATTGTTACATATCAAGacattttatatgcatatgaaatatgcttttttattggaaaaaaattaaaatttataaaaaagagCACAACTAATTCTATTCCGCATTTGGAGCAAAATACAAACATAttaaaagaagaaatagaaacttctaaaaatgaaataataaataatggaaAAGAAAATAGTGTATATTTAGGAgcaatacaaaatataagcGAATATTTAGAACTTATAGAtcatgttaaaaaaatagatagCGAGttaatatcattaaataaaagtatagATATGTcgtataaattatattattctatGCGCCCAAAAGTATCGAAATATGCAAGTACtaaattcataaaaaaaattaaaaaaataggaGGAATATATAAGTTATGTTTGCTTAACCATCCAAATCCTATTTATGATATACCAGAAAATAtcgaaacaaaaaaaaacaaaagagAAAATAAGAATGATGAAGTTATGAACGAAATAGATAAtgtttttgaaaatttaacaaactatttaaaaaataatacaaattctcaaaaaaatgaacaaaatataattgattcaaacaatataaatatggaCAATCCAAATAATACATACGAGTCGGatcatattaaaaatgaatctCAAAATCgattaaataatgaatcTAACTTATTAGAAGCATACAAAGATATGAATATTAACCAACAAATTTCTAAAAATTTTccacaaaattatatagagTCTTTTTTACATGAATTtcaatacaaaaataataccaaattaaaaaatatatcagaagaaattaaagaaaaacttgataaattaaaagaaaaaattcaaaaaaataaaaacataaaaaataattacatGTCAAACGATATTAACGGCCTATTAGAAACAATAACCCTTGGGCTcaataatgaagaaattcaaaattgggaaaatgaagaattagaatataataacaattttgataaaacaaatatattagatgaagaaaaaaataaaaatgagaaaaaaaaaaaactaagCAAAAGAgctcaaaaaaaattagaaaaaaaaaaaaatacaaaccAACTTGATggtatacaaaaaaaaaaagacataTCTTTAgatgaaatattaaaaaaaataaatgataaaaaaatgaaaagagattctaataataaaatattagaaTTAAATGCACCTGGTTTTGATTTACTTCCAgatgaagaagaagaattaaataaacaacgttttgttaaaaaacaaatttgggataaaaaaaaaaacaaatttgtATTGACAGAAGTTGATAAATTtcaagataaaaaaataaataaaaagatgGATGCAAAACCAACATctgataaaaatacaactagtatatatcaaaaatgGGTAAAACGAACAAAAAAtcgaataaaaaatgttggAGAATTAGAGGATAACTATGATAATAACAaacgaaataaaattaaagaaatatttatagaaaatCAAAAAACTTATGAACAAGATATGAAACAAACAAATCTCAAAGTACTAAAGGAAACGCATCCTGAAATAACTGAAGCCTtatctaaaaatataaaattaacaaaaaaacaacaaagaatatataaaaaatatattactggaaaatataataatcaaaataccaatgaattaaaaactttaaatcaaattcaacaagataaaaaaaaacaattaaaaaaacgaCTAAAAACAGATCGAAACTTTAGGGCAAAATATTCTCacataatgaaaaaaaaacatcaACAAAAACTCgagaaaattaaaaatttaaaaagtgCCCGATCGAGATCCTTGGCTATtgttagaaaaaaaatcgagaagaaataa
- a CDS encoding receptor for activated c kinase, putative, with the protein MDNIKEAQVILKGVLEGGHSDWVTSVSTPTDAKLKTVVSASRDKKLIVWNINPDDESGEIGTAKKSLTGHSQAISDVSISSDGLFALSGSWDNSIRLWDLSLGETIRSFIGHTSDVFSVSFSPDNRQIVSASRDKTIKLWNTLAQCKYTITEQQHTDWITCVRFSPSPKQAIIVSCGWDKLVKVWNLKNCDLNKNLEAHTGVLNTVTISPDGSLCASGGKDGVAKLWDVNEGKHLYSLETGCTINSLCFSPCDYWLCAATDRFIRIWNLESKLIIAEIYPVKQYKVGLPWCTSITWSANGQFLFCGSTDGNVYVYEIKKQAI; encoded by the exons ATGGATAACATAAAAGAAGCACAAGTAATATTAAAGGGGGTATTAGAAGGAGGACATAGTGATTGGGTTACCTCTGTTTCGACCCCCACAGACGCCAAATTAAAAACGGTCGTTAGCGCTTCAAGAg acaaaaaattaatcgTGTGGAATATAAACCCAGATGACGAGTCAGGAGAAATTGGAACAGCCAAAAAGTCTTTAACAGGACACTCACAAGCAATTAGTGATGTATCCATATCATCAGATGGTTTATTTGCTTTGTCTGGTTCATGGGATAATTCAATTCGTTTGTGGGATTTATCATTAGGAGAAACAATTCGATCATTTATTGGGCACACATCTGATGTTTTTAGTGTATCATTTAGTCCAGATAATAGACAAATTGTATCAGCTAGCCGTgataaaacaattaaatTATGGAATACTTTAGCTCaatgtaaatatacaataaCAGAGCAACAACACACTGATTGGATTACATGTGTTAGATTTTCCCCATCACCAAAGCAAGCTATTATTGTATCATGCGGATGGGATAAATTAGTTAAAGTAtggaatttaaaaaattgtgatttaaataaaaacttaGAAGCTCATACTGGTGTATTAAATACTGTTACTATATCCCCAGATGGATCATTATGTGCATCAGGGGGTAAAGATGGTGTAGCTAAATTATGGGACGTAAATGAAGGTaaacatttatattcattggAAACAGGTTGTACTATAAATTCTCTTTGTTTTTCTCCTTGTGATTATTGGTTATGTGCAGCTACAGATAGATTTATAAGAATATGGAATTTAGAAAGCAAATTAATTATTGCTGAAATATATCCAgttaaacaatataaagTTGGGTTACCATGGTGTACATCAATTACATGGTCAGCTAATGGtcaatttttattctgTGGATCCACTGATGGAAATGTATATGtttatgaaattaaaaagcaagccatttaa